Proteins encoded in a region of the Delphinus delphis chromosome 13, mDelDel1.2, whole genome shotgun sequence genome:
- the LOC138414241 gene encoding mucin-22-like translates to MGTITESTVTMGIATMSTVTMDTITMSTVTMGIATMGTVTMGNMTVTTVTMDNVTMCTVTIGIATVGIVTMGTAIMGTVTMGIITLSRVTMGNVTMCAVTMGIATMGTSTVRTVSMGTSTISTATMSTVTMGTATMSTVTMGIVIVSIVTMGTVTVNPVTMGTLTLGTVTMGTKTVSTLTLCTITVGNVTMGTFTVSTDPMGSITMGTVTMSILIVSTVNMGIVTVVTVTMGTVTMRTLTMGTVTMSTVTIGTITMGTVTMGTVIVSTVTMGIFTVGNVTMCTLSMHTLTMETVTMGTVTMGKVTVGTLTMGTVHTVTLSSITRSTATVSNIIVSTVTMDTETIDSVTGSNVNISTITMSTATMSIVTMGTATMSVVIMSNLNMSTLTMGTVTVSNITMSTLSKGTVNMATITVSSVTLSVITVGNVTMGTFTVSTVTTGTITMGTVTVGSLTMSTITMGIVTMSTVTMGSVTLGTFTIGTVSMGTFTMGTTTVCTITMSTVTIGTVTMGTATMGTITVSTVTMGTATMGAITVCTVTMDTVTDSTVTMGTTTISRVTVNPVTMGTATLSTDPMSTVTMGTVTMSTVTQGAITVSTITISTNTVSTFTISTVTMGIDTVNMITMSTATMGTVTIGTATLSNVTMSTATMGTITLSSATMSTVSMSTVSKSNVTMGTVTVSNITMSTITLRTVTMSTVTMGTETIDTITGSTVTMGTVSLLH, encoded by the coding sequence ATGGGCACTATCACCGAGAGCACTGTCACCATGGGCATCGCCACCATGAGCACAGTCACCATGGACACTATCACCATGAGCACTGTCACCATGGGTATAGCGACTATGGGCACTGTCACCATGGGCAATATGACTGTGACTACTGTCACCATGGACAATGTCACCATGTGCACTGTCACCATCGGCATTGCCACAGTGGGCATTGTCACCATGGGAACTGCCATCATGGGCACCGTCACCATGGGCATTATCACCTTGAGCAGGGTCACCATGGGCAATGTTACCATGTGCGCTGTCACCATGGGCATTGCCACCATGGGCACTTCCACTGTGAGAACTGTCTCCATGGGCACTTCAACCATAAGCACTGCCACAATGAGCACTGTCACCATGGGCACTGCCACCATGAGCACTGTCACCATGGGCATTGTCATCGTGAGCATTGTCACCATGGGCACTGTAACCGTGAACCCTGTCACCATGGGCACTCTGACCCTGGGCACTGTCACCATGGGCACTAAGACTGTGAGCACTCTCACCTTGTGCACTATCACAGTGGGCAATGTGACCATGGGCACTTTCACTGTGAGCACTGACCCCATGGGCAGTATCACCATGGGCACTGTCACTATGAGCATTTTAATTGTGAGCACTGTCAACATGGGCATTGTCACTGTGGTCACTGTCACCATGGGCACTGTCACCATGAGAACTCTCACCATGGGCACTGTCACCATGAGCACTGTCACCATAGGCACTATCACCATGGGCACTGTCACCATGGGCACTGTCATCGTTAGCACTGTCACCATGGGCATTTTCACTGTGGGAAATGTCACAATGTGCACTCTCTCCATGCACACTCTCACCATGGAGACTGTGACCATGGGCACTGTCACCATGGGAAAAGTCACAGTGGGCACACTCACCATGGGAACTGTGCATACTGTCACCCTGAGCAGTATCACCAGGAGCACTGCCACCGTGAGCAATATCATTGTAAGCACTGTCACCATGGACACTGAAACCATTGACAGTGTCACTGGGAGCAATGTCAACATAAGCACTATCACCATGAGCACTGCCACAATGAGCATTGTAACCATGGGAACTGCCACCATGAGTGTTGTCATCATGAGCAATCTCAACATGAGCACTCTCACCATGGGCACTGTCACCGTGAGCAATATCACCATGAGCACTCTCAGCAAGGGCACTGTCAACATGGCCACTATCACCGTGAGCTCTGTCACCTTGAGCGTTATCACTGTGGGCAATGTCACCATGGGCACTTTCACCGTGAGCACTGTCACCACTGGCACTATCACCATGGGCACTGTCACAGTGGGCAGTTTAACCATGAGCACCATCACCATGGGCATTGTCACCATGAGCACTGTCACCATGGGCAGTGTGACCCTGGGCACTTTCACCATAGGCACTGTCTCCATGGGCACTTTCACTATGGGCACTACCACTGTGTGCACTATCACCATGAGCACTGTCACAATTGGCACTGTCACCATGGGCACTGCCACCATGGGTACTATCACCGTGAGCACTGTCACCATGGGCACTGCCACCATGGGTGCTATCACTGTGTGCACAGTCACCATGGACACTGTCACCGATAGCACTGTCACCATGGGCACTACCACCATCAGCAGAGTCACTGTGAACCCTGTCACCATGGGTACTGCAACCCTGAGCACTGACCCCATGAGCACTGTCACCATGGGCACTGTCACCATGAGCACTGTCACCCAGGGTGCTATCACCGTGAGCACTATCACCATAAGCACTAACACCGTAAGCACTTTCACCATAAGCACTGTCACCATGGGCATTGACACTGTGAACATGATCACCATGAGCACTGCCACCATGGGCACTGTCACCATTGGCACTGCCACCTTGAGCAATGTCACCATGAGCACTGCCACCATGGGCACTATCACCTTGTCCAGTGCAACCATGAGCACTGTCAGCATGAGTACTGTCAGCAAGAGTAACGTCACCATGGGCACTGTTACCGTGAGCAATATCACCATGAGCACTATCACCTTGAGAACTGTAACCATGAGCACTGTCACCATGGGCACTGAAACCATTGACACTATCACCGGGAGTACTGTCACCATGGGCACTGTCAGCCTTTTGCACTGA